TATCTTAAACTATGTTAACTAGGACAGGCTACTACTTCTGGAAGGTGCAGGATTTAGAAGTACATAATTATGCCAGTTCTCAAAGTTTGCAAGAGACGTTTGACAGATCCTAGAAACtggaaagtgccccccccccaccacttccGCCTGCTTCCTTGATCTGCTGCTTCTGAAATCCCCTCCATGGAACCTGTTTTACTAGAACAGTATATATTAAAGTGAGCGGATAGATCAGCCAGCAGTGGACTCTCCAACCTGCTGATCATGCAGTTGGgtttccatctcctcctcctgggGCTCATGGCCTTCAGGGCTGAGCTGACGCTGGTCTCTGCTCAGAAACGTCCAGGTAAGAGACTCCTGCTCCTCTCTCTTGCTAGCCCCAGAACAGAATGTCTTGTATTTTGCTGTAACTATAGAAGGACTGGGCGGGAGAGAGCTGTGTATAGATGGAAAGGAAGTCTGGGGGATTTGTCCATAAAATGGAAGGAGCTGCATGGATTGAGATGACATCTGGAAGTACAGCTGGCTCTATACTGGCCCTCTGGGGTGATGGCGCCCTTGGGATTCTTCCACACGCAGGTCTGCAAGCAGAGAGAGGACCATTCAGCAGGGCATGCCTTGACTGAAGAGGGAATTtgcctggggggtggggcaggatgTGGCTCTGGGCATGCCCAGTCAAGCCTATAGCCATAGTGGTGGCAGCCAGTTAAGGCCCTTAtcaagggttgccatcctccagctggggcctggagttttcctggaataacaactgatccccaggctgcagagatcagttcccctgaaggaaacggcagcttcagagagcGGTTTTTATGGAATCACACCCCAGGCTGTGCCCCCGCCCCAAATCTTCGGGAATTGCCAatgctggagttggcaaacctacctttgCCTGCTCCGTATGAGGAAGGGGCTTCTTAGAAGGTCCAGAGGGGCAGCCAGAGGGGCAGCATACTAGACTCAGCGCAGACTGTTTTTTTCCATGAAGAGTCTGGACTCAGAGGAAACAGCTAATCAGCAAACTTTGTAGATAACAACAAAAGATTTAGATTGTCAGGATAACCCACACTCAATACgaagtaccttttttttttttttggcaacccCGGGCTTCCAAACTGCTGAATCCCTTCCCTTTCTGTAGCCTTAGGCACCTTTCATATTGTAATTCGAACACATGAacccaggaagctgccttatactgatcagagtcttggtccatcaaggtcagtcttgtctactcagactggctgaaGCTCTCccaagtctcaggcagaggtctttgacgtCATCTGcggcctggtcctttcaactgaagaCACCAGGAGTTGAAttttgggacctcctgcatgcaagctgatgctctaccactgacccagagcccctccccaatatgctATCATTAAATTGACAGTGATCAACCATTCTGATCAATCAACATACCAAAGCCAGAGCTGCAAATCTGGGGGAGGGGACACACGATCTTAATCCCAAAAGAGTCATCTACGTTTTTAGGAGGTTCTCTCATCTTAAAAACAAGAAAATCACTAAGACCATCTGTGATCAAGACATACCAGCACATGTCTTTTGCATCTCTGCAATAACAGGCATTGTTCCACAGATTTTTGCTACCTCCCTAAGAAGGTGGGACCGTGTAAGAGCATTCACACCCCGTTTCTTCTACAATTCCCACACCCAGAACTGTGAGCGTTTCTTTTATGGTGGCTGCCAGGGGAATGTAAACAACTTTGAAACTCTTGAGAAATGTCAACACACCTGTG
This Euleptes europaea isolate rEulEur1 chromosome 2, rEulEur1.hap1, whole genome shotgun sequence DNA region includes the following protein-coding sequences:
- the LOC130473424 gene encoding LOW QUALITY PROTEIN: kunitz/BPTI-like toxin (The sequence of the model RefSeq protein was modified relative to this genomic sequence to represent the inferred CDS: deleted 1 base in 1 codon) — translated: MQLGFHLLLLGLMAFRAELTLVSAQKRPDFCYLPKKVGPCKAFTPRFFYNSHTQNCERFFYGGCQGNVNNFETLEKCQHTCENPAGVRITMTVMQSQTPLNWHEHVPVIWTQCWGLKGCGVDQTPS